The Bemisia tabaci chromosome 5, PGI_BMITA_v3 genome includes a window with the following:
- the LOC109032497 gene encoding proton-coupled amino acid transporter-like protein acs, protein MTKTESKDMMSKISEAERNGSKTKIIDDKYDYDPYDQPAPENATSYADSLTILLKFSLGTGILAMPRSFHNAGYVVGFIGTMVIGFLTTYTIHMIMSAEYELCKRKRVPNMSYPETMEAAFEYGPRKMRKFKNAAWFMCYIFLLIYQTGTSCIYLVFIADNLKEELDLFFGGSTDIRMVIVYLLIPLILISMVRNLKLISPLASLGHIFVMICFSIIFYYIFRDIPNIAERKPVGTMQGIPLFFGTVLFAMEAIGSVMPVKNEMAKPEQFTSRFGVINMAMVPIVLLYTVIGLFGYLQYGDKTKGSITLNMPQHNLFGHTVKLLLAASVYINYAISNYVIYDLVWPCLTSKMEKNSHKLSYEYCVRIAIVLITFGFSIAIPNLELFISFLGSLCLVNLGIFFPVILQTLTFWDEFRGPRFYTFLIKNIFLIIIAILGFVIGVGRSSIEIYNTVILPSFS, encoded by the exons ATGACGAAAACGGAGAGCAAGGATATGATGTCGAAGATCAGCGAGGCGGAGAGGAACGGCTCGAAAACGAAAATCATCGATGACAAATATGATTACGACCCGTACGACCAGCCTGCGCCAGAAAATGCCACCTC ATACGCAGATTCCCTCACGATCTTGCTCAAGTTCAGTTTGGGAACGGGGATTTTGGCAATGCCCCGATCATTTCACAACGCTGGTTACGTGGTCGGTTTTATTGGAACTATGGTTATTGGATTTCTGACAACATACACAATTCACATGATt ATGTCTGCCGAATACGAGTTATGCAAACGGAAACGTGTCCCTAATATGTCCTATCCTGAGACCATGGAAGCAGCTTTCGAATATGGACCACGAAAAAtgcgaaaattcaaaaatgctgCATG GTTTATGTGTTATATTTTTCTGCTCATCTATCAGACTGGCACAAGTTGTATTTATTTGGTCTTCATTGCAGACAACTTGAAAGAG GAATTAGATCTCTTTTTTGGTGGCTCCACGGACATCAGGATGGTGATCGTTTATCTTCTAATTCCTCTTATATTAATTTCAATGGTTCGAAATTTGAAACTCATATCACCCCTTGCCTCGCTGGGACACATTTTCGTGATGATCTGCTTCAGTATCATCTTCTACTACATTTTTAGAGATATCCCCAACATTGCTGAACGCAAACCAGTCGGAACCATGCAAGGCATCCCTTTGTTCTTTGGAACTGTGCTTTTCGCAATGGAAGCTATCGGAAGT GTGATGCCCGTCAAAAATGAGATGGCAAAGCCTGAACAATTCACCAGCAGATTTGGAGTCATTAACATGGCGATGGTTCCAATTGTTCTCTTGTACACGGTTATTGGTTTGTTCGGCTATTTGCAATACGGAGACAAAACCAAAGGCAGTATCACATTGAATATGCCCCAACACAATCT GTTTGGACATACAGTGAAATTGCTCCTGGCAGCGTCTGTTTACATCAATTACGCTATTTCAAACTACGTCATTTACGACTTGGTGTGGCCCTGCCTGACCAGTAAGATGGAGAAGAACTCACACAAGTTATCCTACGAGTATTGCGTGAGGATAGCTATCGTGCTAATTACAT TTGGGTTCTCGATAGCCATTCCTAACTTGGAACTGTTCATTTCGTTCCTAGGATCTCTATGTTTAGTTAATTTAGGTATATTTTTCCCGGTCATTTTACAAACCCTGACATTCTGGGACGAATTCAGGGGTCCTAGGTTTTACACGTTccttataaaaaatattttcttgattaTAATTGCTATTTTAGGATTTGTTATCGGGGTTGGCAGGAGCTCCATTGAAATTTACAACACCGTAATTTTACCATCTTTCTCATAG
- the LOC109032669 gene encoding proton-coupled amino acid transporter-like protein acs: protein MASDQKNGSTPAQQERGDVIKTPGDTDYDPDEDLGEKNLTTYFETLLHMLKVSLGTGVLAMPKAFANAGYLLGMIGTIIVGVLCTYTTQMLVQSEYELSRRLRVPSMTYPQTFEAAFSEGPKRCRPFAKAAGVTCNLILFLLQCGLSCVYMVFVADNLKAVLDQYIGTTDIRLYMACLLGPLIILCWFGNLKYLAPLSFFGNSMTMICYCITFWYVLTDLPSFSTRKAVVDLKQFPLFIGTALFAMEAISVVIPLKNEMKRPAQFRGSFGVLNCSMVPITILYLLVGLGGYLKYGDAARGSISLNLPTSEVPAQCVKLMLAFSVLISNTVLTYVTSTILWEEFLKSRFENSKRKVVWELSARAFLVLATFVIAASIPNLELFISLIGALGLANLGLAFPVIAETLTFWDRYHGCWFFFFILKNICLLLAAIYAFFIGGATSIITIYEKLMDGTLF, encoded by the exons ATGGCAAGCGATCAGAAAAATGGAAGCACACCCGCACAGCAAGAAAGAGGTGACGTCATCAAAACCCCAGGAGACACGGATTATGATCCAGATGAAGACCTAGGAGAGAAAAATCTGACAAC TTACTTCGAGACATTACTTCATATGCTGAAAGTTAGCCTGGGCACTGGAGTTTTGGCGATGCCGAAAGCTTTTGCCAATGCTGGCTATCTTTTGGGTATGATTGGCACAATCATAGTCGGAGTTCTTTGTACTTACACAACGCAGATGCTT GTCCAATCAGAATACGAGCTGAGTAGAAGACTGCGAGTGCCCAGTATGACGTATCCTCAAACTTTCGAAGCAGCGTTCTCAGAGGGACCGAAGCGATGCAGACCATTTGCTAAAGCCGCGGG cGTTACGTGCAATCTGATTCTATTCCTTCTTCAATGCGGTCTCAGTTGTGTTTACATGGTATTCGTAGCTGACAATCTAAAGGCG GTATTGGACCAGTACATCGGGACAACAGACATCAGACTATACATGGCGTGTCTCTTGGGCCCACTGATCATTCTCTGCTGGTTCGGTAACCTGAAATACTTAGCACCACTGTCTTTCTTTGGTAATTCCATGACCATGATCTGCTACTGCATTACCTTCTGGTACGTTCTCACTGACCTGCCAAGCTTTTCCACCAGGAAAGCTGTTGTCGATCTCAAACAGTTCCCACTCTTCATCGGCACGGCGCTGTTCGCAATGGAGGCTATCAGCGTG GTTATACCTCTGAAGAACGAAATGAAAAGACCAGCACAATTTCGCGGGTCGTTCGGCGTGCTCAACTGCTCAATGGTGCCCATCACAATCTTGTATCTCCTTGTTGGACTTGGCGGGTATTTGAAATACGGGGATGCAGCAAGAGGAAGTATCTCTCTCAATTTACCAACAAGTGAAGT GCCAGCTCAATGTGTAAAATTGATGTTAGCTTTCTCAGTCTTGATTAGCAACACCGTACTGACGTACGTAACGTCAACTATCCTTTGGGAAGAATTTCTAAAGTCAAGGTTCGAAAATTCGAAGAGAAAAGTTGTATGGGAGCTCTCTGCCAGAGCTTTCTTAGTTTTAGCAACAT TTGTTATAGCTGCTTCAATCCCTAACCTGGAGTTGTTCATATCATTAATTGGAGCTCTGGGATTGGCAAACCTTGGCCTCGCTTTTCCAGTAATAGCGGAGACCCTCACATTCTGGGACAGATACCATGGTTGCtggtttttcttcttcattctcAAAAATATCTGCTTGCTGCTCGCGGCGATCTACGCATTCTTCATCGGCGGAGCAACCAGCATCATCACCATCTACGAAAAATTAATGGATGGAACCTTATTTTAG
- the LOC109032438 gene encoding uncharacterized protein isoform X2 — translation MTICSGMKVFSKPHLLSIGNSHSKNSDSTSKKSSFNSYQQVTENLSDHNYVLLTVPPATENTFEDLEPLNISFILQPVAELTVHQFQEVLSDSLLSLRTLGPSGQSPEFFDTYIHGVLSNIFKTGSSDYSMLSRVEVGDSGRHCDFVFLSKPQIGNHSFIVKVLATQKPVMLRSAAKSALMMMERQEWARELMKSYPRIDFVFRVSIAVSLDNFCVDYSNETIFRPQAA, via the exons ATGACAATTTGTTCA gGAATGAAAGTGTTTTCGAAACCACACTTACTTTCAATCGGAAATTCACACAGTAAGAACAGCGACTCAACGAGTAAAAAGAGCAGCTTCAATTCTTATCAGCAAGTTACAGAGAATTTATCCGATCATAATTACGTTCTACTAACGGTCCCGCCAG caacggAGAACACGTTTGAAGACCTAGAGCCTCTGAATATTTCCTTCATCTTGCAGCCCGTGGCAGAGCTGACAGTTCATCAATTTCAAGAGGTCCTTAGTGATAGCTTGCTCTCTTTGCGAACTTTGGGTCCGTCGGGTCAATCCCCAGAGTTTTTCGATACATACATCCACGGCGTGTTGTCCAACATTTTCAAGACGGGTTCTAGCGACTATTCAATGCTGAGCCGCGTGGAGGTCGGAGATTCTGGCCGACATTGCGATTTCGTGTTTCTGAGTAAACCGCAG ATTGGGAATCATTCTTTCATAGTGAAGGTGTTGGCGACTCAGAAACCAGTAATGCTCCGTTCGGCCGCCAAAAGTGCACTCATGATGATGGAGAGACAGGAATGGGCCAGGGAGTTAATGAAAAGTTACCCGAGGATAGATTTCGTGTTCCGAGTCTCCATCGCCGTCTCTCTTGACAACTTCTGCGTGGACTATTCGAATGAGACGATTTTCCGACCTCAAGCCGCttaa
- the LOC109032438 gene encoding uncharacterized protein isoform X1 — translation MHFATFVINIAVSVIGGGLIQGMKVFSKPHLLSIGNSHSKNSDSTSKKSSFNSYQQVTENLSDHNYVLLTVPPATENTFEDLEPLNISFILQPVAELTVHQFQEVLSDSLLSLRTLGPSGQSPEFFDTYIHGVLSNIFKTGSSDYSMLSRVEVGDSGRHCDFVFLSKPQIGNHSFIVKVLATQKPVMLRSAAKSALMMMERQEWARELMKSYPRIDFVFRVSIAVSLDNFCVDYSNETIFRPQAA, via the exons ATGCACTTCGCTACATTCGTCATTAATATTGCTGTAAGTGTCATTGGAGGAGGCCTCATTCAA gGAATGAAAGTGTTTTCGAAACCACACTTACTTTCAATCGGAAATTCACACAGTAAGAACAGCGACTCAACGAGTAAAAAGAGCAGCTTCAATTCTTATCAGCAAGTTACAGAGAATTTATCCGATCATAATTACGTTCTACTAACGGTCCCGCCAG caacggAGAACACGTTTGAAGACCTAGAGCCTCTGAATATTTCCTTCATCTTGCAGCCCGTGGCAGAGCTGACAGTTCATCAATTTCAAGAGGTCCTTAGTGATAGCTTGCTCTCTTTGCGAACTTTGGGTCCGTCGGGTCAATCCCCAGAGTTTTTCGATACATACATCCACGGCGTGTTGTCCAACATTTTCAAGACGGGTTCTAGCGACTATTCAATGCTGAGCCGCGTGGAGGTCGGAGATTCTGGCCGACATTGCGATTTCGTGTTTCTGAGTAAACCGCAG ATTGGGAATCATTCTTTCATAGTGAAGGTGTTGGCGACTCAGAAACCAGTAATGCTCCGTTCGGCCGCCAAAAGTGCACTCATGATGATGGAGAGACAGGAATGGGCCAGGGAGTTAATGAAAAGTTACCCGAGGATAGATTTCGTGTTCCGAGTCTCCATCGCCGTCTCTCTTGACAACTTCTGCGTGGACTATTCGAATGAGACGATTTTCCGACCTCAAGCCGCttaa
- the LOC109032438 gene encoding uncharacterized protein isoform X3, with protein MKVFSKPHLLSIGNSHSKNSDSTSKKSSFNSYQQVTENLSDHNYVLLTVPPATENTFEDLEPLNISFILQPVAELTVHQFQEVLSDSLLSLRTLGPSGQSPEFFDTYIHGVLSNIFKTGSSDYSMLSRVEVGDSGRHCDFVFLSKPQIGNHSFIVKVLATQKPVMLRSAAKSALMMMERQEWARELMKSYPRIDFVFRVSIAVSLDNFCVDYSNETIFRPQAA; from the exons ATGAAAGTGTTTTCGAAACCACACTTACTTTCAATCGGAAATTCACACAGTAAGAACAGCGACTCAACGAGTAAAAAGAGCAGCTTCAATTCTTATCAGCAAGTTACAGAGAATTTATCCGATCATAATTACGTTCTACTAACGGTCCCGCCAG caacggAGAACACGTTTGAAGACCTAGAGCCTCTGAATATTTCCTTCATCTTGCAGCCCGTGGCAGAGCTGACAGTTCATCAATTTCAAGAGGTCCTTAGTGATAGCTTGCTCTCTTTGCGAACTTTGGGTCCGTCGGGTCAATCCCCAGAGTTTTTCGATACATACATCCACGGCGTGTTGTCCAACATTTTCAAGACGGGTTCTAGCGACTATTCAATGCTGAGCCGCGTGGAGGTCGGAGATTCTGGCCGACATTGCGATTTCGTGTTTCTGAGTAAACCGCAG ATTGGGAATCATTCTTTCATAGTGAAGGTGTTGGCGACTCAGAAACCAGTAATGCTCCGTTCGGCCGCCAAAAGTGCACTCATGATGATGGAGAGACAGGAATGGGCCAGGGAGTTAATGAAAAGTTACCCGAGGATAGATTTCGTGTTCCGAGTCTCCATCGCCGTCTCTCTTGACAACTTCTGCGTGGACTATTCGAATGAGACGATTTTCCGACCTCAAGCCGCttaa